DNA sequence from the Anguilla anguilla isolate fAngAng1 chromosome 4, fAngAng1.pri, whole genome shotgun sequence genome:
GGTCAGAGGGTTTAGGAGCTGCAGTTTGTTAAAATGTGAGGTTAATATAGCGCACTGTGggagagtagtgtgtgtgtagaatggCACTGCCACACACAGGTTACTGTGggagagtagtgtgtgtgtgtagaatggCACTGCCACACACAAGTTACTGTGggagagtagtgtgtgtgtgtagaatggCATTGCCACACACGGGTTACTGTGggagagtagtgtgtgtgtgtagaatggCACTGCCACAGACTCGGGTAATTTGAgacttttaaattcataaaggggattaacaaagtgaactacaggagattcttcaggttgagttctgttagtagattGAGGggacatttaaatggaaattagcgTAAGGTAAAAATTCTGTACagacattttcacagtgtagtcgttgtgtggaatagcctgccaggtcacgtagtcgAGGCAGAAACTAAAGGCTTGATACAGTGCTCGGGAATAATCTAGTTTTAGGTAAATCGAGTGCTAGGCACACTGTAGCGGTCGGAAAAGGACGAGCATCGCAGGGCTGAATGGTTTGTGTATTTTGAGTCTGTTGTTCTTTGTTTCCCCCTGGTGGCAGAAGGGTTAATGTTCACGGTAATTCCCTGGTACGTCAGATAGCATAGTAATGGTGTCCTACCCTCACACAAAACCACTGGGTGGAGCACCTCCGCTCCTCCAGTGACTACGCGGCTCACAGTGAGGTATTGCTGTTCAGGAGTGGCCTGTGGAACAGAgagttgtgggtttgaatcccagtaAAGGACGGCTGGTTTTCACCAGCAGCTGCACCAGACCGTGGGTCACAGCTCAGACTCAACaccagtctggccaatcagaagcactAATTACCATGTTAATTACcatggaaaagaaaaccagggtgggatttggattcgaggccCAGATGTGAGTATCTTTGAACTGAGTCATCCACAGgcaaaaaacaagttttaatGAAGTGATAAAACataagtatatttatttatgtgaaatGTGGTACACATTTGAAGTttataaagaaaacacaagcacagtGATTCCTCTATGGTGCTGTATCGGTGAACTTCCAGGTTATATTGCTGCACTTCCAGGTCAGAGGTGAATCCAAAGTATGCTGGGAAAcgcatgtgaaaagaaaaagagcaaaggCCAGACAATGTGTATAACCCCTGACCTCCTTTCATTTACACACTTAGACCTATATGTGCTGCTATACCACTCTCCAcattaacagagagagagaaagagtgtgggGGGtttagtgtgagagagagagtgtgtgtgggggggtaagtgtgagagagagagagtgtgtgtgggggggttagtgtgagagagagagagagtgtgtggggaggttagtgtgagagagagagagtgtgtgtgggggggtaagtgtgagagagagagagtgtgtgggggggttagtgtgagagagagagagtgtgtggggaggttagtgagagagagagagagtgtgtgtggggaggttagtgtgagagagagtgttaaTGTGAGAgagggtatatgtgtgtgtgggggggtaagtgtgagagagagagtgtgtgtgggggggtaagtgtgagagagagagtgtgtgtggggaggttagtgtgagagagagagtgtgtgtggggaggttagtgtgagagagagagagtgtgtggggaggttagtgtgagagagagagagtgtgtggggaggttagtgtgagagagagagtgtgtgtggggaagttagtgtgagagagaatatgTGCACACTTACCTATTAAGCTGTAGTCTCTGGTGGAGCagattgcttgtttttttcacacTCTGTACACACGTGATCACAGTGTCTAACAAACAGAAAAGCTGCATTTAAGAACAAACTAAAACCACAACACCCAGCTGCAGTTAATAACAAACTAAAACTACAACACCCAGCTGCATTTAAGAACAAATTAAAACTACAACACCCAGCTGCAGTTAATAACAAACTAAAACTACAACACCCAGCTGCATTTAAGAACAAATTAAAACTACAACACCCAGCTGCAGTTAATTAAGAACAAACTAAAACCACAACACCCAGCTGCACttaagaaaaaactaaaatgctaCATATGGATCACTTTAGATGTTCAGAGTAACAAATGACATTATTTTTGGCACAGAAATACTGAAATTGTcctatttaaaatatgaaagattaATCACAGTAAACCCAGATATACGCAGTGGGAAAGTACTTTcccatttataaataaagcttGTACAGGTTACTGTGGTAAACATTGGCAagtaaaggcctgattggtcaGCTGTGTGACTGATGGGCTAAGGGCCCGCCCACCTCAGGTCCTTTGGGTCAAAGCCAGGCCCCCAGAACCTCGGTCCAAATCCTGGCCTGCCTGGCTCGAACCCGAGTCTGTGGAATTTGTCTCTGCACGTTGGCACATAAGAGGCCTTTCCCAGAACGTAACCAAGGATACCAGCCGCTGAGgagtcagaggtcaggggtcacgggGGTGATGCTATGCTCTtagattgtgtgtgcatgcaaatgtgAGTGCAactgcctgtatgtgtgtgcgtacgtgtgtgtgtttgtgtgtgtgtgcgtgcgcatgtgtgtgcgtacatgtgcatgtgtgtgcttgtgcgtgtgtgagcatatgtgtgtgtgtttgtgcgtgtgtgggcatgtgtgtgtgtttgtgtgtgagtgtgcgtgtttgtgtgtgtttgtgtgtgtgtgggcatgtgtgtgtgtgtgagtgtgtgcatgtgtgtgtttgtgtgtgtatcttcaGGGAGGCTTGGAAGGTAGTGCCAGGGTTACCTGCCAGTTTTGGGAAGGGGCCGAACCTCTTAGAGGGGAGCAGAACTCCTGGAGGAGGGTAGAAGAGAGGGCCAGGTACAGGTGATCAGTACAGAGCAGGGGGGCAGGTACAGGTGATCAGTATAGAGCAGTGGGGCAGGTACAGGTGATCAGTACAGAGCAGGGGGGCAGGTATCCTGGGTCAGTGCTTATAACCACCACTGATCCTTGGTCAGTGCTTACCTTTGTAGATGAGAGCTCCAGTGGTGGCCAGGCTgcccagggagagaggcagagctgagggacagacagacagtcagtcagacagacagacaggcaggtaggcagtcaggcaggcagacagacaaatagGCAGCCggacagacaagcagacagccagacagacagacaggcaggcagacagacagacagacaagcagacagacaggcagacagacagacaggcaggcaggcaggcaggcaggcagacagacaggcaggcaggcaggcagacaggcaggcaggcaggcagacaggcagacaggcagacagacaggcaggcagacaggcagacagacagacagacagacaggcagacagacaagcagacagtgcccgtgcgagtgtgtgcatgtgcgagtgtatgttcatattttcctttttttgtttgtatgaaTCACATGTTATTCTATGTATTTTTTGATAGAATGACTTGTTCAATTGCTTTGCATtctatttttgttaaaaactgaatagcaaaaaaaaaagggttatCATGTCCTTAAAGATGATGCACCTCGATCGATTTCCAGGGTCAGTCAAGGACCTTGGAGACcaaggacaaataaaataagcgaCTGGAATGCACCCATGTTGACAACGCGTGATTCCAGACGTcagtttcacatatttttgaccCATCTGGTCTTCCGTACtaggaaaggaggcaaggaaaggaagaaagaggTAAACAAGGAGGGGCTGGAACAAACCGCCCAAACGACTCGGGAAGCTTAAACAGCCTGCCGAACAAGGAAAACCCAAACTAATGCTTCTGATGaaaaatggagaacagctgtgtgtgtgtgtgtgtgtgtgtgtgaggacgaGATAGAGAGAATGTATACTATGAATTCCTTGCTCCCGCTGTCCACatatctttctccctctctctccctcttctgtctgtccctcattccctccctttccctcactctct
Encoded proteins:
- the ociad2 gene encoding OCIA domain-containing protein 2, with the protein product MSFEAPEKTGASRAAESKCPLGDRHVHREDVRQILRECQEESFWYRALPLSLGSLATTGALIYKGVLLPSKRFGPFPKLAAAGILGYVLGKASYVPTCRDKFHRLGFEPGRPGFGPRFWGPGFDPKDLRHCDHVCTECEKNKQSAPPETTA